Sequence from the Schistocerca gregaria isolate iqSchGreg1 unplaced genomic scaffold, iqSchGreg1.2 ptg001247l, whole genome shotgun sequence genome:
AGAATTAAAGTTTAGTTGCTACTTTGCTGTTCAGTTTTTTTTTCGTTGATAGACGTCAAGCAAGTCCATTTACGGTCTATGGCTTCTTTCCATAGGGTCACTTTATCATCCCCGCTAGAAACGGCTAAGATATTTCCCGTTAGTGACCAGGATAGACGCCATATGGTTTCTCCAAGTTCAGGTTTCAGCGCTTGTTTTGACCAAGTAGAAGGCGATGCTTGATTAGAGTTATCAGAAGTCCATATGTAGACTGTGCCATCTTGAGATCCCGATGCAATCGTTTCGTTTAAAGTACCCACGTTTGGGGCCCATTGGACGTCTCTGACCCAATCTTTGTGGCCTGTCAGCGAGTGCTCTAAAACCCAATTTGAGCCTGATTGTTGTGAAGCGCCAAGTTGAGTGAGGTCAGAGACCCAAATTTTCACCAGGCAGTCACACCCACCCGTCACAAGTCTGCGAACTTGAGGCTGAGTCGAGAATCCCATTAGAAAAGAAGACGCAGGTGCCCAAGATACAGAATTAGCACCAAAGTTATGTGCCTCGAATTTATCTACATTCCAAGTTTCGTCATCGTTGAGCTGAATGACCGACACACACCCATCGGAAGATGCACAAGCCAAACACAAGCCATACTCCTGAGGAGACCAAGCAATAGAATTGACAGAATATTGATGATTGCTATATTTGTAAATTTGAACCCaagaattttttacattttcttgctCCTTCCATATGATGACATTACGATCATACCCGCAAGATGCAATAATATTTCCGAATCGAGGATGCGCCCATGATACTTGCCACACTGGGCCAGTATGACCCGCCAATTGAGCTACAAGGGAATGTGTGTCGTTCGCTACATCGAAAATTTTGATCGTATGGTCCGATGAGCAAGTTGCCAAACGCCTGGCATAATAATCCATTTGGACATCATGCTAAATAAAGGATTAGTCGAGCAATACAAAGCAATGACCTTGCTCAAAAAAAAAAGGTGTACGTATTATGTACACACATTTTTTAATACGTACAACCATGTCCGAGTGGCAGGTATCAAACGATTTTAATGTCACTGCCTATCTCAGGTAAAAAAGCTCTTTTCAGTCATGTGCTCATTTTGGGCTACCCCCTATCCGGGCATTTTTTTGATAAACGAAAGAGACTCATTTTTGTGCACTCCGACTATAACGTTTCTCCTCGCAAATAATACGCACCATTGCTCAGTCTATTCTAATAGCGACAGACAACTGATTCTTGTCAAAAATTTTCCAATTCAgaaaaaaactattatttttttttctctccttccgGAAAAAAATCTACCTTACCCCTTTGCCAAACAGTTGCAGCCGAGCCTGCCAACAACGAAAGACGAGTACGTAAATCATTTTACTTTCGAAGTTCCATGTTGCACGATGCtgacatatttgtaattttaccTCATCGTTCAATCAATCTGTGTTTTGAGGCAATGTCTTCCCCACCTGCGGCAGACCAAGCATCCAGCCCACTTCAAGACAACATTGAATTGTTCGATGATAAAGATACAGAGCATGTTGATATCTCTATAGCTTCTAAACCAGTCGCTGAAGAGGAAAGCGATTTGAACCTATTGATAAAAGAATGTTCTTCACCCATTCCTAACGCGGAAAAGCCCTCGACTGAGTCCGCTCAAGATCCTGACACCTCTAAAAATACGCCAGATGTTTCGGTGTACGTGCGTCGATAAGACATTTTTTAGCTCATATATTCTGCTGACGTTTTTCGCAAAAAAGCGAGAAAAAATCCAAATTAGACGATAGTCTAGAAAAAGAAGAGCAGATACGAATAGAGGCGAAGAAACGCGCTGTGGAAATACTCAAGAGACTCGCAGAAGAACACAAACGATTGATAGAAGAGAGGAAGGTCAAGAGAGAGGAAGCTGCCTCAGAAAGAATCAAAGAAGACAGGAGTAAATGGGAAACTGCCTATAATCTCATTCGCAATCTACCAAAACCGGGTTCGATCAAAACAAACCGATTTCTTGAATttgtagaaaatatgaaaagcgaTGAATGTGCTCGCTCTTAAGGCATTTCCTATATCTTTATGAAAGATGGTTTAGCATATTAGAAAAGAGAGGATACATCATGTTTTTGATATCACCTGTCTATGCCCTTAACGTCCAGAAGTTTCCTTTTCATCAGATTCGCGTCGTTTTGAATTCCAGTGAGGCCATGGAATTCGATAACGTTGCATGGGGAAAACAGAGGCAGTAGGAGCTCCAAATTATGGATTCAGAAACGATTTTTCTCAATTTTTCTCAGCGTAATTTCGTCAAATTTCTATTGCACCCTATTAGCCACGCGGTTCAATTTTTCTCGCCATTTCTAAAATGTGTATATCAATTCAAAACTGATTGGCGGGAGACAGGCCCTCATTCATCAAGAAATTTTCGATTTCTTTGACGAGAATTCCAAATATGTGCATTGAGTGCGCTAAGGAGGAGGACCAAGATGGGCGCCATTCGAGTGTACAAACCAAACTAGACTGAACACGGTTCGACTGCATAACCTTGAATTGATAATGAAAAATAATGTCTGGGATAACTGCTGGGCCTACCAAAGAACATTCTTCGTGAGGTGTTTGAACGGTTGCACACTCTAATGACATATACCACGGGGAAATGCTGTAGATATTCCCAGTACATTCTAGAGCTGAAAAATCTACTGAGTAGGATATCTTTTTAGAATTGAGCCAATTTGAAATAAACTCTATCACTTGTCGGTGAGATGTACCAATTGAAAGGCTGATAAAATATACTCGGTCGTTATAAATTTTATCTTGTCTGTAAAGTTTTcttttaaagtctctaacagtctgaaTGGTAGGTGCGTGAAATGTCCATCCAAGCACCCATCGCGTATTTCGGCCTTGTTTTAGCTCTCCTTGCTCAATCATGGGTacgttttttattttcaaataatcaAGAATAAAACGAACGTTGACTTTTTTACCGATTAGTGTAGTGTACCATATGATGTTGTCTTTTATGTCTAGGCTTTCGTCTATCATGCGTTTTACGAATTCTGTTTCGCCACCTTCAGTTGCCAGTTCCGAAGCGGATGCCGTGCAGACAGTGCTTGGTCTAGGCACTTTGTCTTTGATCTTTACAAAAAAAGGCGGATTACACATAGAAAATATAATTGGTCTTTTTTGGAATGTGCCTAAATCATTCACTTCATTCTGCACTCTATCCGATTCAATGTCTATGCATCCTTGGAAAATAAAATAGCTCGAAGACGTCTGAATTTTTTTGGCTTTGATAAGCAAAATATCCTTTTCCCAATGGTTCAGTACTACATTTTTGTATGCCCACTGCAAAGAAGTTAAATCCACATCGCTCGCGAGGAACTTCCAATTATACATGGCTCTGCCAATCAAAGGATAGATGCAGGAGGCGCCAGTTCCGATGTCGATACCAGTGATAGTACCGGCATCCAAGAGAAGAGCAGGGTTGAAGCGTTTAAGAAGTTCGTGAATCCAGCAGATATAATTTGTACGAGATAACACAGTTGGACAGAGACGATCGGATGGCAATTCAATTCGTACGCCAAACCACTCAAGTAATAAGAGACGGTTTAATTCCCTAACGGCCTCAGCATTTTTCCAATCAATCGATGCACGTGGAATGTTTGTTTTATTAGACAGAGAATCCGTAGAAGATATTCGCTTTCGGAAGGTTACAAACGCTTGAAATGATGGGTATTTTCGCGCCAAGTACCCAAAATCTGGCATATTTCTGAACTTTTCAGGAAAAAACGTGTCATGATCGTCAGATTTGTTGCCTGCCTCAATTTCTCGCTTGTTCGCATCCTCTTCCGGTTCAGGGGTCAGCTCGTCAGTGGTACGTTTCGGACAGATTTCACGAGACTCGTCAGACAGGTCGGCAAAAGCAAGGGGTTCTCTGCTCGAAGCCGAGGCGACAAATGATAGGGTAGACGAGGGCTCGTCTGTCAaggtttttttcttcttcagatccATAGCCTACCCTGTATGATGTGCATATGTAAGAAAAAGAAGGTTACGGTCGAGAgagctgcaaaatggtttgagaaaaaaaaactattttgtattgCAGACATGAAAAGTGTATGTTCTCTTTGTAGAGGTGGTCCATACACACATGTGTGTTGACTAGGGAATTTTTCCCCTCGAATCGCGCTCTTCTCGAGGGTGGATCAGTGTCAACGGCTGGATCGAGCTGTGCGATCaggtaaaagaaaatattttaggaCTTTTCGCATGGCTGGCGGAGAACGAGTGCCTGAGTCAGGAAAAGAAAAACTTTTCGATATTTTGCTTAGATTGTGTGAATTCTGAAACTTGCATTGAGATACTTCAATTCAATTACTCGGTAATGTGATAAAGTTTCAGTGTGTATTTTGGGGCATGCTATCTTTTGCATTCACAGCCTCTGTCCAGTCGACCATGCCTCCCTCGGGTAGTCTCGTTTTGCATGCGTGCGCTTGTCAGTCAGCTAGAGTGGACAGGTAAATCGATATGCCTTGGAGCTTGCACGTGCAGCCGCCCTGTTACGGCCACTTTTTATGAGGCAAAAAGATCGATTTTTagaaaaattcttatttttttatacTTCTTTTGGAGAGATACTGATAGAAGGTTGACGTACACATGTGTGTAGGGGCTTCATAAGAtatatattttttggttttgcgCTCTCCGTTTTTAATTATACTTTCCTTTTCGAACTCAGAAGGCTAGGAAACAGATGCATTTATGCATGTGAGTACACTATATCTTACCGGTATCGGTAAATACATGCATTTTACTTTTTGAACGCAATATTTGAAGTAAGTTTCTGGTTTAAGGCTGTATGGGTGCCTTTTTTTGCTGCGTATCGATGGGGTGGGAAGGGAGTCTTTGGACACCAGGTGCGGTGTTTTCTTGTTTAGCTGTTGCTAGATCTATTTCTAACGGCTTTTTTTTTCTCCtcaatattttctctctc
This genomic interval carries:
- the LOC126330076 gene encoding uncharacterized protein LOC126330076, which codes for MVHDVQMDYYARRLATCSSDHTIKIFDVANDTHSLVAQLAGHTGPVWQVSWAHPRFGNIIASCGYDRNVIIWKEQENVKNSWVQIYKYSNHQYSVNSIAWSPQEYGLCLACASSDGCVSVIQLNDDETWNVDKFEAHNFGANSVSWAPASSFLMGFSTQPQVRRLVTGGCDCLVKIWVSDLTQLGASQQSGSNWVLEHSLTGHKDWVRDVQWAPNVGTLNETIASGSQDGTVYIWTSDNSNQASPSTWSKQALKPELGETIWRLSWSLTGNILAVSSGDDKVTLWKEAIDRKWTCLTSINEKKTEQQSSN
- the LOC126330075 gene encoding U6 small nuclear RNA (adenine-(43)-N(6))-methyltransferase-like, whose product is MYNWKFLASDVDLTSLQWAYKNVVLNHWEKDILLIKAKKIQTSSSYFIFQGCIDIESDRVQNEVNDLGTFQKRPIIFSMCNPPFFVKIKDKVPRPSTVCTASASELATEGGETEFVKRMIDESLDIKDNIIWYTTLIGKKVNVRFILDYLKIKNVPMIEQGELKQGRNTRWVLGWTFHAPTIQTVRDFKRKLYRQDKIYNDRVYFISLSIGTSHRQVIEFISNWLNSKKISYSVDFSALECTGNIYSISPWYMSLECATVQTPHEECSLVGPAVIPDIIFHYQFKVMQSNRVQSSLVCTLEWRPSWSSSLAHSMHIFGILVKEIENFLMNEGLSPANQF